Proteins encoded within one genomic window of Pseudalkalibacillus sp. SCS-8:
- a CDS encoding YfkD family protein produces the protein MRKLGILIACIGLLIWPDQAYSAEKSKKSERISIPDSTVSISKENTYPNATQDLPDLQPSELTREMFSTTDIKIENPELIRLFNESHISPTKTAIGYRASIFLGQWPLNYESSETNVNWEYHKINVNQLNNRGGTAIQQLRYLQENEQKVSGGLTAKIESSDDVQKMMMIKASEKTMLPLSFTTVIGRGTKKENVYNIPPKKVGYLSGYVPAVNEKGRVTYGEVYIVLKGNKKRIEVRNVTHQGIGAWIPVQDYITFRFNMTN, from the coding sequence TCAGCAGAGAAATCGAAAAAATCCGAAAGAATTTCCATTCCGGATTCAACTGTGTCCATTTCAAAGGAAAATACGTACCCGAATGCGACACAAGACTTACCTGATTTACAGCCGAGTGAATTGACAAGAGAGATGTTTTCAACAACTGATATCAAAATTGAAAATCCGGAACTTATCCGCCTCTTTAATGAATCACATATTTCACCCACGAAAACCGCAATCGGTTATCGTGCAAGCATCTTTTTAGGACAATGGCCATTGAACTATGAATCATCAGAAACAAATGTGAACTGGGAATATCATAAGATCAACGTGAATCAATTGAACAATCGAGGCGGAACAGCCATTCAGCAATTGAGGTACCTTCAAGAGAATGAACAAAAGGTTTCCGGTGGTTTGACTGCAAAAATCGAGAGCAGTGATGATGTCCAGAAGATGATGATGATCAAGGCTTCTGAAAAGACAATGCTGCCACTCTCCTTCACTACAGTCATCGGAAGAGGGACGAAGAAGGAGAACGTCTACAACATTCCTCCGAAAAAAGTCGGTTACTTGTCAGGATATGTACCTGCAGTCAATGAAAAAGGCCGCGTCACTTACGGCGAGGTATATATCGTACTAAAGGGGAATAAGAAACGCATCGAAGTGCGAAACGTGACACACCAAGGAATCGGTGCTTGGATCCCCGTCCAGGATTACATTACATTCCGGTTCAATATGACGAACTAA
- a CDS encoding SE1561 family protein: MGNDINDKSTQMNYIQNRIDMLLKVLDTIDPETAGVEEIDRIIEMLDELEEKCKQFRYNWEE; the protein is encoded by the coding sequence ATGGGTAATGACATCAATGATAAGTCGACACAAATGAATTATATTCAAAATCGCATTGATATGCTGCTGAAAGTCTTAGATACGATCGATCCTGAAACAGCAGGAGTCGAGGAAATCGATCGGATCATCGAAATGCTTGATGAACTTGAGGAGAAATGCAAGCAATTCCGCTACAATTGGGAGGAGTAG
- a CDS encoding helix-turn-helix domain-containing protein, whose protein sequence is MNYENMCPKYEVAIEIIGKKWTGLIIRVLLSGPKRFKDIKKQIPDMSDRMLTERMKELESVGIVKRDVYPETPVRIEYALTDKGKSLKEVIGEIQRWSDHWIELDQSRR, encoded by the coding sequence ATGAATTATGAAAACATGTGCCCGAAATATGAGGTTGCCATTGAAATCATCGGCAAGAAGTGGACAGGTCTGATTATTCGCGTACTGTTGTCTGGACCGAAACGGTTTAAAGATATAAAAAAACAAATTCCTGATATGAGTGACCGAATGCTAACAGAACGTATGAAAGAACTTGAATCCGTCGGAATCGTCAAACGTGATGTATATCCGGAAACCCCGGTAAGAATCGAGTATGCGTTAACCGACAAAGGGAAATCCCTGAAAGAAGTGATTGGTGAAATTCAGCGATGGAGTGACCATTGGATCGAGCTCGATCAATCAAGGCGATGA